The following coding sequences are from one Ovis canadensis isolate MfBH-ARS-UI-01 breed Bighorn chromosome 7, ARS-UI_OviCan_v2, whole genome shotgun sequence window:
- the BNIP2 gene encoding BCL2/adenovirus E1B 19 kDa protein-interacting protein 2 isoform X2, protein MEGVELKEEWQDEDFPIPLPEDDSIEADILAVTGPESQPGSLEVNGNKVRKKLMAPDISLTLDPSDGSVLSDDLDESGEIDLDDLDTPSDDSNEFEWEDDLPKPKTTEVIRKGSITEYTAAEEKEDGRRWRMFRIGEQDHRVDMKAIEPYKKVISHGGYYGDGLNAIVVFAVCFMPESGQPNYRYLMDNLFKYVIGTLELLVAENYMIVYLNGATTRRKMPSLGWLRKCYQQIDRRLRKNLKSLIIVHPSWFIRTLLAITRPFISSKFSQKIRYVFNLAELAELVPMEYVGIPECIKQVDQELNGKQDEPKNEQTSMQA, encoded by the exons ATGGAAGGTGTAGAACTTAAGGAAGAATGGCAAGATGAAGATTTTCCAAT ACCTTTACCAGAAGATGATAGTATTGAAGCAGATATATTAGCTGTAACTGGACCAGAGAGTCAGCCTG GCTCACTAGAAGTTAATGGCAATAAAGTGAGAAAGAAACTAATGGCTCCCGACATTAGCCTAACTCTGGATCCTAGTGATGGCTCTGTGTTGTCAGATGATTTGGATGAAAGTGGGGAGATTGACTTAGATGACCTAGATACACCATCGGATGACAGTAATGAATTTGAGTGGGAAG ATGATCTTCCAAAACCCAAGACTACTGAAGTTATTAGGAAAGGCTCAATTACTGAATATACAGCagcagaggaaaaagaagatGGACGACGCTGGCGTATGTTCAGAATTGGAGAACAGGACCACAGGGTTGATATGAAAGCAATTGAACCCTATAAGAAAGTTATTAGCCATGGAG GGTATTATGGAGATGGATTAAATGCCATTGTTGTGTTTGCTGTCTGTTTTATGCCTGAAAGTGGTCAACCTAATTATAGATACCTGATGGACAATCTCTTTAA gTATGTTATTGGCACTTTGGAGCTGTTAGTAGCAGAAAACTACATGATAGTTTATTTAAATGGTGCAACAACTCGAAGAAAAATGCCCAGTCTGGGATGGCTCAGGAAATGCTATCAACAAATTGACAGAAG gtTACGGAAAAACCTAAAATCTCTAATCATTGTACATCCCTCTTGGTTTATAAGAACACTTCTGGCTATTACAAGACCATTTATTAG ctCAAAATTCAGCCAAAAAATTAGATACGTCTTTAATTTGGCAGAACTAGCAGAGCTTGTCCCCATGGAATATGTTGGAATACCAGAATGCATAAAACA AGTTGATCAAGAGCTTAATGGAAAACAAGATGAACCGAAAAATGAACA
- the BNIP2 gene encoding BCL2/adenovirus E1B 19 kDa protein-interacting protein 2 isoform X1, translated as MEGVELKEEWQDEDFPIPLPEDDSIEADILAVTGPESQPGSLEVNGNKVRKKLMAPDISLTLDPSDGSVLSDDLDESGEIDLDDLDTPSDDSNEFEWEDDLPKPKTTEVIRKGSITEYTAAEEKEDGRRWRMFRIGEQDHRVDMKAIEPYKKVISHGGYYGDGLNAIVVFAVCFMPESGQPNYRYLMDNLFKYVIGTLELLVAENYMIVYLNGATTRRKMPSLGWLRKCYQQIDRRLRKNLKSLIIVHPSWFIRTLLAITRPFISSKFSQKIRYVFNLAELAELVPMEYVGIPECIKQYEEEKLKKKKKRVDQELNGKQDEPKNEQTSMQA; from the exons ATGGAAGGTGTAGAACTTAAGGAAGAATGGCAAGATGAAGATTTTCCAAT ACCTTTACCAGAAGATGATAGTATTGAAGCAGATATATTAGCTGTAACTGGACCAGAGAGTCAGCCTG GCTCACTAGAAGTTAATGGCAATAAAGTGAGAAAGAAACTAATGGCTCCCGACATTAGCCTAACTCTGGATCCTAGTGATGGCTCTGTGTTGTCAGATGATTTGGATGAAAGTGGGGAGATTGACTTAGATGACCTAGATACACCATCGGATGACAGTAATGAATTTGAGTGGGAAG ATGATCTTCCAAAACCCAAGACTACTGAAGTTATTAGGAAAGGCTCAATTACTGAATATACAGCagcagaggaaaaagaagatGGACGACGCTGGCGTATGTTCAGAATTGGAGAACAGGACCACAGGGTTGATATGAAAGCAATTGAACCCTATAAGAAAGTTATTAGCCATGGAG GGTATTATGGAGATGGATTAAATGCCATTGTTGTGTTTGCTGTCTGTTTTATGCCTGAAAGTGGTCAACCTAATTATAGATACCTGATGGACAATCTCTTTAA gTATGTTATTGGCACTTTGGAGCTGTTAGTAGCAGAAAACTACATGATAGTTTATTTAAATGGTGCAACAACTCGAAGAAAAATGCCCAGTCTGGGATGGCTCAGGAAATGCTATCAACAAATTGACAGAAG gtTACGGAAAAACCTAAAATCTCTAATCATTGTACATCCCTCTTGGTTTATAAGAACACTTCTGGCTATTACAAGACCATTTATTAG ctCAAAATTCAGCCAAAAAATTAGATACGTCTTTAATTTGGCAGAACTAGCAGAGCTTGTCCCCATGGAATATGTTGGAATACCAGAATGCATAAAACA GTAtgaagaagaaaagttaaaaaagaaaaagaaaag AGTTGATCAAGAGCTTAATGGAAAACAAGATGAACCGAAAAATGAACA